From one Colletotrichum destructivum chromosome 3, complete sequence genomic stretch:
- a CDS encoding Putative Rhodanese-like domain-containing protein gives MASGGRFCTNALRAGSSRVAAPAAAAVSRRCFAAATSAALISFRLGTSAIRATTTTRTTAPYRWRAATAAAPRCFSSASDDYHEMAANGSKLWNYEQMAELAKNPRGVIIIDSREPGELEQTGRIPSAVNIPVATAPESFHIPEDDFEDRYGFPRPAKDTELVFYCKAGVRSRAAATLAKEAGWTRVGEYPGSFLDWQKHGGEVETGGRGPGQE, from the exons ATGGCTTCGGGAGGACGATTCTGTACGAACGCGCTTCGCGCGGGTAGTAGTCGcgtcgccgcgccggcggcggcagcggtctCGAGACGATGCTTCGCTGCTGCTACGTCGGCGGCCCTGATTTCATTCAGACTTGGGACCTCTGCGATCCGagcgacgacaacaacgaggacgactgcTCCATACCGATGGAGGGCCGCGACCGCTgcggcgccgaggtgcttctcgtcggcgtcggacgACTACcacgagatggcggcgaatGGGAGCAAGCTCTGGAACTACGAGCAGATGGCCGAGTTGGCGAAGAACCCCAGGGGCGTCATTATCATCG ACTCCCGCGAACCAGGCGAGCTCGAGCAGACGGGCCGCATCCCCTCGGCCGTAAACATCCCCGTTGCGACGGCGCCTGAGAGCTTCCACATTCCTGAGGACGACTTTGAGGACCGGTACGGATTCCCACGGCCCGCCAAGGATACGGAGCTTGTCTTCTACTGCAAGGCCGGCGTGCGGAgccgcgcggcggcgacgttggccaAGGAGGCAGGATGGACCAGGGTCGGCGAGTACCCCGGAAGCTTCCTGGATTGGCAGaagcacggcggcgaggtcgagacaGGTGGCagggggccgggacaagAGTGA